In Ciconia boyciana chromosome 16, ASM3463844v1, whole genome shotgun sequence, one genomic interval encodes:
- the EML3 gene encoding echinoderm microtubule-associated protein-like 3 isoform X1, with translation MEPEPERGPRGDPGPAGPPAPLELRLRRLEEELALVKAALADALRRLGLYDQHLPRLLRHLPHAANGAVLEPCLQLDPDGPPPAHPGPHRAVSVGTQTEETAPTPEAPGHSGNQGAPQEPPPPGSPPCPPAPAPASPEPPAPDSPPAAPSPAPRGPRKELLRRHSSYSGSASPRQRLSRKAASSANLLLQAGSPESRPKEPTLSPGSRRGNYNLEGVSVKMFLRGRPITMYVPSGLGPYGGLRAELPPERLQLDWVYGYRGRDSRSNLHVLASGELVYFIACVVILLHVPHRRQRHYLRHSDCVRCLAVHPDRLRVATGQAAGVDKDGKPLQPIVHIWDSATLLTLQQIGLGSFERGVGSLAFSTADQGAYLCVVDDSNEHMMSVWDCARGTKQAEVKSTNESVLTVEFNPQDSSSIITSGKSHVYFWTWSGATLTKKQGIFGKYKKPKFIQCFIFNAAGDVLTGDSEGNILTWTRAAGDGRTPGKGGKETYQIGQQTRAHEGSIFALCRRRDGTVLSGGGKDRRVVCWSPALALLQEAELPERFGAVRTIAEGPGDELLVGTTRNALLRGTLAAGFTPIVQGHTDEVWGLATHPSCCLFLTCGYDRQLCLWDGQEHALAWSLALEDTGLCADFHPGGQVVAVGLLMGRWLVLDTATQQTLAGGSDGNEQLSVVRFSPDGSFLAIGSHDNFIYIYSVTEGGRKYTRFGRCTGHSSFITHLDWSKDGRFIMSNSGDYEILYWDVAGGCKLLRNRFESRDREWASYTCVLGFHVFGVWPDGSDGTDINSLCRSHHERVVAVADDFCKVHLFQYPCARPKAPSHMYGGHGSHVTNVRFTHDDGHLISLGGKDTSVFQWRVLGGPPPPCSRSPCTPEPGGDPDPR, from the exons ATGGAGCCCGAGCCGGAACGCGGCCCCCGCG GTGacccgggccccgccggccccccagcccccctggaGCTGCGGCTGCGGCGGCTCGAGGAGGAGCTGGCACTGGTGAAGGCGGCGCTGGCGGATGCTCTGCGGCGCCTCGGCCTCTACGACCAGCACCTGCCCCGGCTGTTGAGGCACCTGCCCCACG CAGCCAATGGTGCCGTTCtggagccctgcctgcagctggacCCCGAcgggccccccccggcccacCCTGGACCCCACCGAGCCGTCAGCGTGGGGACACAGACAGAGGAGACAGCCCCGACCCCAGAGGCGCCAGGACACAGCGGGAACCAGGGggccccccaggagcccccccctccggggtcccccccgtgccccccagcacctgccCCAGCCTCCCCGGAGCCCCCGGCTCCTGATTCCCCCCCGgcggcccccagcccggccccacGGGGTCCCCGCAAAGAGCT cctgcGCAGGCACAGCTCCTACTCCGGCAGCGCCAGCCCCCGTCAGCGCCTGAGCAGGAAAGCGGCTTCGTCTGCTAACCTCCTGCTGCAGGCGGGGAGCCCCGAGAG CCGCCCGAAGGAGCCCACCCTGAGcccag GGTCGCGCCGCGGGAACTACAACCTGG AAGGGGTGTCGGTGAAGATGTTCCTGCGGGGCCGCCCCATCACCATGTACGTGCCCTCGGGGCTGGGCCCCTACGGGGGGCTGCGGGCCGAGCTGCCCCCCGAGCGCCTCCAGCTTGACTGGGT CTACGGGTACCGGGGCCGGGACAGCCGCTCCAACCTGCACGTGCTGGCCTCGGGCGAGCTGGTGTACTTCATCGCCTGCGTCGTCATCCTCCTGCACGTCCCGCACCGCCGCCAGCGCCACTACCTGCGCCACAGCGACTGCGTGCGCTG CCTGGCCGTGCACCCCGACCGCCTCCGCGTCGCCACGGGGCAGGCGGCCGGCGTTGACAAGGACGGCAAG CCGCTGCAGCCCATCGTGCACATCTGGGACTCGGCCACGCTGCTCACGCTGCAGCAGATCGGCCTCGGCAGCTTTGAGCGGGGCGTGGGCTCCCTCGCCTTCTCCACCGCC gACCAGGGCGCTTACCTCTGCGTGGTGGACGACTCCAACGAGCACATGATGTCGGTGTGGGACTGCGCCCGCGGCACCAAGCAGGCGGAGGTGAAG aGCACGAACGAGTCAGTGCTGACGGTGGAGTTCAACccccaggacagcagcagcatcatcACCAGCGGCAAGTCCCACGTCTACTTCTGGACCTGGAGCGGGGCCACCCTCACCAAGAAGCAGGGCATCTTCGGG AAGTACAAGAAACCCAAGTTCATCCAGTGCTTCATCTTTAACGCCGCCGGGGACGTGCTGACGGGTGACTCCGAGGGCAACATCCTGACCTGGACCCGCGCCGCTGGGGACGGCCGCACGCCGGGGAAGGGTGGCAAAG AGACGTACCAGATCGGGCAGCAGACCCGGGCACACGAGGGCAGCATCTTCGCCCTGTGCCGCCGGCGAGACGGGACGGTGCTGAGCGGCGGCGGCAAGGACCGGCGGGTGGTGTGCTGGAGCCCCgcgctggccctgctgcaggaggccGAG CTCCCTGAGCGCTTCGGGGCGGTGCGGACCATCGCGGAGGGACCCGGGGACGAGCTGCTGGTGGGGACGACCCGCAACGCCCTATTGCGGGGGACGCTGGCTGCCGGCTTCACCCCCATCGTGCAG GGGCACACGGACGAGGTGTGGGGCTTGGCCAcccaccccagctgctgcctcttcctcacCTGCGGCTACGAccggcagctctgcctgtgggACGGGCAGGAGCACGCGCTGGCCTGGAGCCTGGCGCTGGAg GACACGGGGCTCTGCGCTGACTTCCACCCTGGGGGGCAGGTGGTGGCCGTGGGGCTACTGATGGGGCG GTGGCTGGTGCTGGACACGGCAACTCAGCAGACACTGGCCGGGGGCTCGGATGGGAACGAGCAGCTCTCGGTGGTGCGGTTCTCCCCGG ACGGCTCCTTCCTGGCCATCGGCTCCCACGACAACTTCATCTACATCTACAGCGTCACTGAGGGCGGACGCAAGTACACCCGCTTTGGGCGCTGCACG GGCCACTCCAGCTTCATCACCCACCTGGACTGGTCCAAGGACGGCCGCTTCATCATGTCCAACTCGGGGGACTACGAGATCCTCTACT gggACGTCGCCGGGGGCTGCAAACTGCTCCGCAACCGCTTCGAGAGCCGGGACCGGGAATGGGCGTCCTACACCTGCGTGCTGGGCTTCCACGTCTTTG GTGTCTGGCCCGATGGCTCAGACGGCACTGACATCAACTCCCTGTGCCGGTCCCACCACGAGCGCGTGGTGGCCGTGGCCGATGACTTCTGCAAAGTGCATCTCTTCCAGTACCCCTGCGCCCGCCCCAag GCACCGAGCCACATGTACGGGGGCCACGGCAGCCATGTCACCAACGTGCGCTTCACCCACGACGACGGGCACCTCATCTCCCTGGGGGGCAAGGACACCAGCGTCTTCCAGTggcgggtgctgggggggccACCGCCGCCCTGCAGCCGCTCACCCTGCACCCCGGAACCTGGGGGGGACCCCGATCCGCGCTGA
- the EML3 gene encoding echinoderm microtubule-associated protein-like 3 isoform X2: protein MEPEPERGPRGDPGPAGPPAPLELRLRRLEEELALVKAALADALRRLGLYDQHLPRLLRHLPHANGAVLEPCLQLDPDGPPPAHPGPHRAVSVGTQTEETAPTPEAPGHSGNQGAPQEPPPPGSPPCPPAPAPASPEPPAPDSPPAAPSPAPRGPRKELLRRHSSYSGSASPRQRLSRKAASSANLLLQAGSPESRPKEPTLSPGSRRGNYNLEGVSVKMFLRGRPITMYVPSGLGPYGGLRAELPPERLQLDWVYGYRGRDSRSNLHVLASGELVYFIACVVILLHVPHRRQRHYLRHSDCVRCLAVHPDRLRVATGQAAGVDKDGKPLQPIVHIWDSATLLTLQQIGLGSFERGVGSLAFSTADQGAYLCVVDDSNEHMMSVWDCARGTKQAEVKSTNESVLTVEFNPQDSSSIITSGKSHVYFWTWSGATLTKKQGIFGKYKKPKFIQCFIFNAAGDVLTGDSEGNILTWTRAAGDGRTPGKGGKETYQIGQQTRAHEGSIFALCRRRDGTVLSGGGKDRRVVCWSPALALLQEAELPERFGAVRTIAEGPGDELLVGTTRNALLRGTLAAGFTPIVQGHTDEVWGLATHPSCCLFLTCGYDRQLCLWDGQEHALAWSLALEDTGLCADFHPGGQVVAVGLLMGRWLVLDTATQQTLAGGSDGNEQLSVVRFSPDGSFLAIGSHDNFIYIYSVTEGGRKYTRFGRCTGHSSFITHLDWSKDGRFIMSNSGDYEILYWDVAGGCKLLRNRFESRDREWASYTCVLGFHVFGVWPDGSDGTDINSLCRSHHERVVAVADDFCKVHLFQYPCARPKAPSHMYGGHGSHVTNVRFTHDDGHLISLGGKDTSVFQWRVLGGPPPPCSRSPCTPEPGGDPDPR, encoded by the exons ATGGAGCCCGAGCCGGAACGCGGCCCCCGCG GTGacccgggccccgccggccccccagcccccctggaGCTGCGGCTGCGGCGGCTCGAGGAGGAGCTGGCACTGGTGAAGGCGGCGCTGGCGGATGCTCTGCGGCGCCTCGGCCTCTACGACCAGCACCTGCCCCGGCTGTTGAGGCACCTGCCCCACG CCAATGGTGCCGTTCtggagccctgcctgcagctggacCCCGAcgggccccccccggcccacCCTGGACCCCACCGAGCCGTCAGCGTGGGGACACAGACAGAGGAGACAGCCCCGACCCCAGAGGCGCCAGGACACAGCGGGAACCAGGGggccccccaggagcccccccctccggggtcccccccgtgccccccagcacctgccCCAGCCTCCCCGGAGCCCCCGGCTCCTGATTCCCCCCCGgcggcccccagcccggccccacGGGGTCCCCGCAAAGAGCT cctgcGCAGGCACAGCTCCTACTCCGGCAGCGCCAGCCCCCGTCAGCGCCTGAGCAGGAAAGCGGCTTCGTCTGCTAACCTCCTGCTGCAGGCGGGGAGCCCCGAGAG CCGCCCGAAGGAGCCCACCCTGAGcccag GGTCGCGCCGCGGGAACTACAACCTGG AAGGGGTGTCGGTGAAGATGTTCCTGCGGGGCCGCCCCATCACCATGTACGTGCCCTCGGGGCTGGGCCCCTACGGGGGGCTGCGGGCCGAGCTGCCCCCCGAGCGCCTCCAGCTTGACTGGGT CTACGGGTACCGGGGCCGGGACAGCCGCTCCAACCTGCACGTGCTGGCCTCGGGCGAGCTGGTGTACTTCATCGCCTGCGTCGTCATCCTCCTGCACGTCCCGCACCGCCGCCAGCGCCACTACCTGCGCCACAGCGACTGCGTGCGCTG CCTGGCCGTGCACCCCGACCGCCTCCGCGTCGCCACGGGGCAGGCGGCCGGCGTTGACAAGGACGGCAAG CCGCTGCAGCCCATCGTGCACATCTGGGACTCGGCCACGCTGCTCACGCTGCAGCAGATCGGCCTCGGCAGCTTTGAGCGGGGCGTGGGCTCCCTCGCCTTCTCCACCGCC gACCAGGGCGCTTACCTCTGCGTGGTGGACGACTCCAACGAGCACATGATGTCGGTGTGGGACTGCGCCCGCGGCACCAAGCAGGCGGAGGTGAAG aGCACGAACGAGTCAGTGCTGACGGTGGAGTTCAACccccaggacagcagcagcatcatcACCAGCGGCAAGTCCCACGTCTACTTCTGGACCTGGAGCGGGGCCACCCTCACCAAGAAGCAGGGCATCTTCGGG AAGTACAAGAAACCCAAGTTCATCCAGTGCTTCATCTTTAACGCCGCCGGGGACGTGCTGACGGGTGACTCCGAGGGCAACATCCTGACCTGGACCCGCGCCGCTGGGGACGGCCGCACGCCGGGGAAGGGTGGCAAAG AGACGTACCAGATCGGGCAGCAGACCCGGGCACACGAGGGCAGCATCTTCGCCCTGTGCCGCCGGCGAGACGGGACGGTGCTGAGCGGCGGCGGCAAGGACCGGCGGGTGGTGTGCTGGAGCCCCgcgctggccctgctgcaggaggccGAG CTCCCTGAGCGCTTCGGGGCGGTGCGGACCATCGCGGAGGGACCCGGGGACGAGCTGCTGGTGGGGACGACCCGCAACGCCCTATTGCGGGGGACGCTGGCTGCCGGCTTCACCCCCATCGTGCAG GGGCACACGGACGAGGTGTGGGGCTTGGCCAcccaccccagctgctgcctcttcctcacCTGCGGCTACGAccggcagctctgcctgtgggACGGGCAGGAGCACGCGCTGGCCTGGAGCCTGGCGCTGGAg GACACGGGGCTCTGCGCTGACTTCCACCCTGGGGGGCAGGTGGTGGCCGTGGGGCTACTGATGGGGCG GTGGCTGGTGCTGGACACGGCAACTCAGCAGACACTGGCCGGGGGCTCGGATGGGAACGAGCAGCTCTCGGTGGTGCGGTTCTCCCCGG ACGGCTCCTTCCTGGCCATCGGCTCCCACGACAACTTCATCTACATCTACAGCGTCACTGAGGGCGGACGCAAGTACACCCGCTTTGGGCGCTGCACG GGCCACTCCAGCTTCATCACCCACCTGGACTGGTCCAAGGACGGCCGCTTCATCATGTCCAACTCGGGGGACTACGAGATCCTCTACT gggACGTCGCCGGGGGCTGCAAACTGCTCCGCAACCGCTTCGAGAGCCGGGACCGGGAATGGGCGTCCTACACCTGCGTGCTGGGCTTCCACGTCTTTG GTGTCTGGCCCGATGGCTCAGACGGCACTGACATCAACTCCCTGTGCCGGTCCCACCACGAGCGCGTGGTGGCCGTGGCCGATGACTTCTGCAAAGTGCATCTCTTCCAGTACCCCTGCGCCCGCCCCAag GCACCGAGCCACATGTACGGGGGCCACGGCAGCCATGTCACCAACGTGCGCTTCACCCACGACGACGGGCACCTCATCTCCCTGGGGGGCAAGGACACCAGCGTCTTCCAGTggcgggtgctgggggggccACCGCCGCCCTGCAGCCGCTCACCCTGCACCCCGGAACCTGGGGGGGACCCCGATCCGCGCTGA
- the B3GAT3 gene encoding galactosylgalactosylxylosylprotein 3-beta-glucuronosyltransferase 3 yields the protein MRVKLKNVFIVYFVVSLVGLLCALLQLGQPCDCSQQLQAERRRGRDRDRLLAELRGGGARGEPRAQGGGRALPTIYVVTPTYARPVQKAELVRLSQTLLHVRALHWVVVEDAAAPTALVGGLLASSGVPFTHLNVETPPERRRRPGDPPWLRPRGVEQRNRALQWLRETRAPGESGVVYFADDDNTYSLRLFEEMRSTRGVAVWPVGLVGGLRFERPLVAGGRVVGFHTAWKPERPFPLDMAGFAVGLPLLLARPAARFDPQAERGYLESSLLGGLVSPAELEPKADNCTQVLVWHTRTEKPKLRQEEQLQREGRGSDPHIEV from the exons ATGAGGGTGAAGCTGAAGAACGTTTTCATCGTCTACTTCGTGGTGTCACTCGTGGGGCTGCTCTGCGCCCTGCTGCAGCTCG ggcagccctgcgactgctcccagcagctgcaggccgagcggcggcggggccgggaccgggaccggctGCTGGCGGagctgcggggtgggggggcccggggggagccccgggcccagggggggggccgggccctgCCCACCATCTACGTGGTGACCCCCACCTATGCCAG gccggTGCAGAAGGCGGAGCTGGTGCGGCTGTCGCAGACGCTGCTGCACGTGCGGGCGCTGCActgggtggtggtggaggaCGCGGCGGCCCCCACGGCGCTGGtgggggggctgctggccaGCAGCGGGGTGCCCTTCACCCACCTGAACGTCGAGACCCCCCCCGAGCgtcgccgccgccccggggaccccccctgGTTACGCCCCCGCGGCGTCGAGCAGCGCAACCGGGCGCTGCAGTGGCTGCGGGAGACGCGGGCGCCCGGCGAGAGCGGCGTGGTCTACTTCGCCGACGACGACAACACCTACAGCCTGCGCCTCTTCGAGGAG ATGCGCAGCACCCGTGGCGTGGCCGTCTGGCcggtggggctggtggggggccTGCGTTTCGAGCGGCCGCTGGTGGCGGGGGGCCGGGTGGTGGGCTTCCACACCGCCTGGAAACCGGAGCGCCCCTTCCCGCTGGACATGGCCGGCTTTGCCGTggggctgcccctgctgctggcGCGGCCCGCCGCCCGCTTCGACCCCCAGGCCGAGAGGGGCTACCTGGAGAGCAGCCTGCTGGGGGGGCTCGTCTCCCCCGCCGAGCTGGAGCCCAAGGCCGACAACTGCACCCAg GTTCTGGTGTGGCACACGCGGACGGAGAAGCCGAAGCTGcggcaggaggagcagctgcagcGCGAGGGACGGGGCTCCGACCCCCACATCGAGGTGTGA
- the EML3 gene encoding echinoderm microtubule-associated protein-like 3 isoform X3, protein MEPEPERGPRGDPGPAGPPAPLELRLRRLEEELALVKAALADALRRLGLYDQHLPRLLRHLPHAANGAVLEPCLQLDPDGPPPAHPGPHRAVSVGTQTEETAPTPEAPGHSGNQGAPQEPPPPGSPPCPPAPAPASPEPPAPDSPPAAPSPAPRGPRKELLRRHSSYSGSASPRQRLSRKAASSANLLLQAGSPESRPKEPTLSPGSRRGNYNLEGVSVKMFLRGRPITMYVPSGLGPYGGLRAELPPERLQLDWVYGYRGRDSRSNLHVLASGELVYFIACVVILLHVPHRRQRHYLRHSDCVRCLAVHPDRLRVATGQAAGVDKDGKPLQPIVHIWDSATLLTLQQIGLGSFERGVGSLAFSTADQGAYLCVVDDSNEHMMSVWDCARGTKQAEVKSTNESVLTVEFNPQDSSSIITSGKSHVYFWTWSGATLTKKQGIFGYKKPKFIQCFIFNAAGDVLTGDSEGNILTWTRAAGDGRTPGKGGKETYQIGQQTRAHEGSIFALCRRRDGTVLSGGGKDRRVVCWSPALALLQEAELPERFGAVRTIAEGPGDELLVGTTRNALLRGTLAAGFTPIVQGHTDEVWGLATHPSCCLFLTCGYDRQLCLWDGQEHALAWSLALEDTGLCADFHPGGQVVAVGLLMGRWLVLDTATQQTLAGGSDGNEQLSVVRFSPDGSFLAIGSHDNFIYIYSVTEGGRKYTRFGRCTGHSSFITHLDWSKDGRFIMSNSGDYEILYWDVAGGCKLLRNRFESRDREWASYTCVLGFHVFGVWPDGSDGTDINSLCRSHHERVVAVADDFCKVHLFQYPCARPKAPSHMYGGHGSHVTNVRFTHDDGHLISLGGKDTSVFQWRVLGGPPPPCSRSPCTPEPGGDPDPR, encoded by the exons ATGGAGCCCGAGCCGGAACGCGGCCCCCGCG GTGacccgggccccgccggccccccagcccccctggaGCTGCGGCTGCGGCGGCTCGAGGAGGAGCTGGCACTGGTGAAGGCGGCGCTGGCGGATGCTCTGCGGCGCCTCGGCCTCTACGACCAGCACCTGCCCCGGCTGTTGAGGCACCTGCCCCACG CAGCCAATGGTGCCGTTCtggagccctgcctgcagctggacCCCGAcgggccccccccggcccacCCTGGACCCCACCGAGCCGTCAGCGTGGGGACACAGACAGAGGAGACAGCCCCGACCCCAGAGGCGCCAGGACACAGCGGGAACCAGGGggccccccaggagcccccccctccggggtcccccccgtgccccccagcacctgccCCAGCCTCCCCGGAGCCCCCGGCTCCTGATTCCCCCCCGgcggcccccagcccggccccacGGGGTCCCCGCAAAGAGCT cctgcGCAGGCACAGCTCCTACTCCGGCAGCGCCAGCCCCCGTCAGCGCCTGAGCAGGAAAGCGGCTTCGTCTGCTAACCTCCTGCTGCAGGCGGGGAGCCCCGAGAG CCGCCCGAAGGAGCCCACCCTGAGcccag GGTCGCGCCGCGGGAACTACAACCTGG AAGGGGTGTCGGTGAAGATGTTCCTGCGGGGCCGCCCCATCACCATGTACGTGCCCTCGGGGCTGGGCCCCTACGGGGGGCTGCGGGCCGAGCTGCCCCCCGAGCGCCTCCAGCTTGACTGGGT CTACGGGTACCGGGGCCGGGACAGCCGCTCCAACCTGCACGTGCTGGCCTCGGGCGAGCTGGTGTACTTCATCGCCTGCGTCGTCATCCTCCTGCACGTCCCGCACCGCCGCCAGCGCCACTACCTGCGCCACAGCGACTGCGTGCGCTG CCTGGCCGTGCACCCCGACCGCCTCCGCGTCGCCACGGGGCAGGCGGCCGGCGTTGACAAGGACGGCAAG CCGCTGCAGCCCATCGTGCACATCTGGGACTCGGCCACGCTGCTCACGCTGCAGCAGATCGGCCTCGGCAGCTTTGAGCGGGGCGTGGGCTCCCTCGCCTTCTCCACCGCC gACCAGGGCGCTTACCTCTGCGTGGTGGACGACTCCAACGAGCACATGATGTCGGTGTGGGACTGCGCCCGCGGCACCAAGCAGGCGGAGGTGAAG aGCACGAACGAGTCAGTGCTGACGGTGGAGTTCAACccccaggacagcagcagcatcatcACCAGCGGCAAGTCCCACGTCTACTTCTGGACCTGGAGCGGGGCCACCCTCACCAAGAAGCAGGGCATCTTCGGG TACAAGAAACCCAAGTTCATCCAGTGCTTCATCTTTAACGCCGCCGGGGACGTGCTGACGGGTGACTCCGAGGGCAACATCCTGACCTGGACCCGCGCCGCTGGGGACGGCCGCACGCCGGGGAAGGGTGGCAAAG AGACGTACCAGATCGGGCAGCAGACCCGGGCACACGAGGGCAGCATCTTCGCCCTGTGCCGCCGGCGAGACGGGACGGTGCTGAGCGGCGGCGGCAAGGACCGGCGGGTGGTGTGCTGGAGCCCCgcgctggccctgctgcaggaggccGAG CTCCCTGAGCGCTTCGGGGCGGTGCGGACCATCGCGGAGGGACCCGGGGACGAGCTGCTGGTGGGGACGACCCGCAACGCCCTATTGCGGGGGACGCTGGCTGCCGGCTTCACCCCCATCGTGCAG GGGCACACGGACGAGGTGTGGGGCTTGGCCAcccaccccagctgctgcctcttcctcacCTGCGGCTACGAccggcagctctgcctgtgggACGGGCAGGAGCACGCGCTGGCCTGGAGCCTGGCGCTGGAg GACACGGGGCTCTGCGCTGACTTCCACCCTGGGGGGCAGGTGGTGGCCGTGGGGCTACTGATGGGGCG GTGGCTGGTGCTGGACACGGCAACTCAGCAGACACTGGCCGGGGGCTCGGATGGGAACGAGCAGCTCTCGGTGGTGCGGTTCTCCCCGG ACGGCTCCTTCCTGGCCATCGGCTCCCACGACAACTTCATCTACATCTACAGCGTCACTGAGGGCGGACGCAAGTACACCCGCTTTGGGCGCTGCACG GGCCACTCCAGCTTCATCACCCACCTGGACTGGTCCAAGGACGGCCGCTTCATCATGTCCAACTCGGGGGACTACGAGATCCTCTACT gggACGTCGCCGGGGGCTGCAAACTGCTCCGCAACCGCTTCGAGAGCCGGGACCGGGAATGGGCGTCCTACACCTGCGTGCTGGGCTTCCACGTCTTTG GTGTCTGGCCCGATGGCTCAGACGGCACTGACATCAACTCCCTGTGCCGGTCCCACCACGAGCGCGTGGTGGCCGTGGCCGATGACTTCTGCAAAGTGCATCTCTTCCAGTACCCCTGCGCCCGCCCCAag GCACCGAGCCACATGTACGGGGGCCACGGCAGCCATGTCACCAACGTGCGCTTCACCCACGACGACGGGCACCTCATCTCCCTGGGGGGCAAGGACACCAGCGTCTTCCAGTggcgggtgctgggggggccACCGCCGCCCTGCAGCCGCTCACCCTGCACCCCGGAACCTGGGGGGGACCCCGATCCGCGCTGA